One segment of Saccharospirillaceae bacterium DNA contains the following:
- a CDS encoding LrgB family protein translates to MTELLSLPLFWATLTIAAFVIGQSVYAATGNSPFLPPILSSVALVVTTLELSNTPYSVYMEGGQLIHIMLGPVIVMLAVPLYQFIHTMRDQWRRILLAVTVGSGTTVAVAVVLTQWWVGDEMLAKTIATKSITSPVAIAIAEQVGGMAAIASASVIVTGILGAAMAPGLLKRMRLDDAQTVGLTLGVCAHAIGTARALELGSEQAAYAAMAMTLTATLHALLLPWIV, encoded by the coding sequence ATGACCGAATTGCTGAGCCTCCCCTTATTCTGGGCGACGCTGACCATTGCCGCGTTTGTGATTGGTCAGAGCGTATACGCCGCCACTGGCAACAGCCCGTTTTTGCCGCCTATTTTATCCAGTGTTGCGCTGGTAGTGACGACGCTGGAGCTGAGTAACACACCGTATTCGGTGTACATGGAAGGCGGTCAACTGATCCACATTATGCTCGGCCCCGTCATCGTTATGTTGGCAGTGCCCTTGTATCAGTTTATTCACACGATGCGAGATCAATGGCGGCGTATTCTTCTGGCTGTCACTGTTGGCAGTGGCACGACTGTGGCTGTTGCTGTGGTGCTGACCCAATGGTGGGTTGGTGATGAAATGCTGGCTAAAACCATCGCTACGAAATCGATCACCTCGCCGGTTGCCATCGCAATTGCAGAACAGGTAGGTGGTATGGCGGCAATCGCATCTGCTTCAGTCATTGTGACCGGTATATTAGGTGCTGCGATGGCACCGGGTTTATTAAAGAGGATGCGTCTGGATGATGCACAAACGGTCGGCTTAACGCTGGGAGTATGTGCTCATGCCATTGGCACTGCCCGGGCGTTGGAACTGGGGTCAGAGCAGGCAGCGTATGCCGCGATGGCAATGACCCTGACAGCCACTCTGCACGCGCTGCTGCTGCCATGGATTGTTTAG
- a CDS encoding response regulator: MYQILLIDDDFELGELLQEYLGMEGFELTTRQDGESGLEAAMSGDYDLVLLDVMLPKMNGFEVLKALREKSSLPVIMLTARGESVDRVLGLEHGADDYIPKPYHHHELVARIRALFRRIEISSESPEKSDNKYQVGVLKLDPSTRVATCDGVELALTGAEFGVLQCLMDHVGELVDKDSLSIAALGRPLMAYDRSIDMHVSNLRKKLGKRDDDSDWIKTVRGRGYQLVNG; encoded by the coding sequence ATGTACCAGATTCTTTTAATTGATGACGACTTTGAACTTGGCGAATTGCTGCAGGAATACCTCGGCATGGAGGGCTTTGAGCTAACCACACGCCAGGATGGTGAATCCGGTCTGGAAGCGGCGATGTCCGGTGATTACGATCTGGTCCTCCTCGATGTTATGTTGCCAAAGATGAACGGCTTCGAGGTGTTAAAAGCGCTGCGTGAAAAGTCATCACTTCCCGTCATCATGCTCACCGCACGCGGCGAGAGCGTCGATCGGGTTCTCGGTCTTGAGCACGGCGCCGACGATTACATTCCCAAGCCTTACCACCATCATGAACTGGTTGCCCGAATCCGTGCGTTGTTCCGCCGAATCGAAATCAGTAGCGAATCTCCGGAAAAGTCAGACAATAAATACCAAGTCGGTGTCCTGAAGCTGGACCCGTCAACGCGTGTGGCCACCTGCGATGGCGTCGAACTGGCACTCACCGGTGCTGAATTTGGTGTTCTGCAGTGCCTGATGGACCACGTTGGCGAGCTGGTTGATAAAGACAGTTTGTCAATTGCCGCATTAGGGCGACCACTGATGGCGTATGATCGCTCGATTGATATGCACGTCAGTAACCTGCGCAAAAAGCTGGGCAAGCGTGATGACGACTCTGACTGGATCAAAACCGTGCGCGGTCGTGGTTACCAGCTGGTTAACGGCTGA
- a CDS encoding AI-2E family transporter produces MTQERTRLASNIILTAAAAVIVIAGVKSAAAVLVPFLLAIFIAVLSAPMMRWLTSYRVPEVVALLILLCGFILVGTMLATFIGSTLNSFYQDVPTYEAKLSGLVQQAVTWLRDMGVQVADNIVAEYVNPGAVMKMVGTVFNGLGGVLTNTFLILFTVVFILLEASSFPAKLKRAFGEQTTAFVQFERFSNSVQQYLAIKSLVSLGTGATIGFILWIIGVDYFALWALVAFLLNYIPNIGSIIAAIPAVLIALIQLGVGEAVLVGVSYVVVNTVFGNVVEPRLMGRSLGLSTLVVFLSLVFWGWVLGPVGMLLSIPLTMVMKIALENRPQSRWIATLLDHD; encoded by the coding sequence ATGACGCAGGAGCGTACCCGCCTCGCCAGCAATATCATTCTCACTGCCGCCGCGGCAGTGATTGTCATTGCCGGCGTTAAAAGCGCAGCCGCCGTACTGGTTCCTTTTTTACTGGCGATATTTATCGCCGTACTCAGTGCACCGATGATGCGCTGGTTAACTTCCTATCGAGTACCGGAGGTGGTTGCCCTGCTGATCCTGCTGTGCGGCTTTATTCTGGTGGGTACGATGCTGGCGACGTTTATCGGTAGTACTCTGAATTCCTTTTATCAGGATGTTCCCACTTATGAAGCCAAACTGAGTGGACTGGTACAGCAGGCCGTCACCTGGCTGCGTGATATGGGGGTTCAGGTGGCCGATAACATTGTGGCTGAATACGTAAATCCAGGCGCAGTCATGAAGATGGTAGGTACTGTCTTCAATGGCCTGGGTGGTGTTTTAACTAATACCTTCCTGATTCTGTTTACCGTGGTATTTATTCTGTTGGAGGCCAGCAGCTTCCCGGCCAAATTGAAACGTGCCTTTGGTGAACAGACGACCGCGTTTGTGCAGTTCGAGCGCTTCAGCAACTCAGTACAGCAGTACCTCGCTATCAAGTCTCTGGTCAGCCTCGGCACCGGTGCTACGATCGGTTTTATCCTGTGGATTATCGGTGTCGATTACTTTGCCCTGTGGGCACTGGTTGCTTTTCTGCTGAATTACATTCCTAACATTGGTTCTATTATTGCTGCCATCCCGGCCGTGCTGATTGCTCTGATCCAGCTGGGTGTTGGTGAAGCGGTTCTGGTCGGTGTCTCTTATGTGGTTGTAAACACGGTGTTTGGTAATGTGGTGGAACCCCGCCTGATGGGCCGTTCACTGGGGTTATCAACACTGGTGGTATTCCTGTCATTGGTTTTCTGGGGTTGGGTACTGGGCCCGGTTGGCATGCTACTATCGATACCTTTGACCATGGTGATGAAAATCGCACTGGAAAATCGTCCCCAGTCGCGCTGGATTGCCACCCTACTGGATCATGACTGA
- a CDS encoding ATP-binding protein, which yields MGRKVSLFWPLALLLILLSAIVGAGLSYQRALDRQADELLRKANSYTSQLTNSPSDFKFNAAELEVDGYILRYVRQSPQGMQVLWENNARIPAQALQHAVHGRDTQERISWRRRDYQIVAISINSGYGLFMAVSCEPLLHDTINLGLWLTVLNLMLLLVLYMIGRRWLIEQRDRKVSELGLDHMTGIAFFVGNSFYFSDGNSAFWDLFNTQDHSNLEDIVADEDWKKVRGYLQQSKEDNVAIDFECSLLDQYQELGRWALHVKPWYREGYTGWLITGDDISKRHHMELELRHEQQRVKTYFDSMQTLLVICDKYGNIERINQQTQAMLDLPQSQLIGYPIRSLLPNSEATRLLGMWRELLTSDRETLSLECPVISASGKESIISWRITKVEDPGTGRVEVVLAGLDISESVANRTALEAANRRIRDTLSQAEAANQSKSIFLASMSHEIRTPMNGILGAAELLLESPLQDEQRNYLEIIHSSSNALLDIINDILDLSKIESGNLEIECIDFDLNKLLRDVYQLFSEPSRRRGLGLVYVYDSALPARWLGDPKRIRQIINNLVSNALKFTEQGRIEIRVSGEVISDHSHRLNICVNDTGIGVSREKIEQIFSAFRQADTSTSRKYGGTGLGLTISRHLAQAMGGDIEVRSELGQGSYFTLQLTLQADEQNSAGLATSDDRNVPSAEEPKDVGKLSGLVLLAEDNQVNQRIAEKMLQRLGLCCHIVENGEQAVAEVLQKDYNLILMDVNMPVLDGIAATERIRDLSYPKNQVPIIALTANAMMEDRNRCLAAGMNGFISKPIKLDALREVIAGLLLKS from the coding sequence ATGGGCCGCAAGGTTTCGCTTTTCTGGCCATTGGCCCTGTTACTGATTTTGCTCAGCGCCATTGTCGGGGCCGGGCTAAGTTATCAGCGCGCGCTGGATCGACAAGCGGATGAACTGCTGCGTAAAGCGAACTCTTACACATCTCAGCTGACAAACTCACCGTCTGATTTTAAATTCAATGCCGCAGAGCTCGAAGTTGACGGCTATATCCTGCGCTATGTGCGTCAATCTCCTCAGGGAATGCAGGTGTTGTGGGAGAACAACGCGCGGATTCCGGCGCAGGCACTGCAACACGCCGTGCACGGCAGAGATACGCAGGAGCGTATCAGCTGGCGACGCCGTGATTATCAGATCGTCGCCATCAGTATTAACTCGGGATACGGACTATTTATGGCCGTTTCGTGCGAACCATTGTTGCACGATACGATCAATCTGGGGTTATGGCTGACGGTTCTGAACCTGATGTTATTGCTGGTTCTGTACATGATTGGCAGACGCTGGTTGATTGAACAACGCGACCGCAAAGTCAGCGAACTGGGTCTTGATCATATGACCGGTATCGCGTTTTTTGTTGGCAACAGTTTCTACTTTTCCGATGGCAATTCGGCTTTCTGGGATTTGTTTAACACACAAGACCACAGCAATCTCGAAGATATTGTTGCCGATGAAGATTGGAAGAAGGTTCGTGGATACCTGCAGCAGTCGAAGGAAGATAATGTCGCCATTGATTTCGAATGTAGCCTGCTCGACCAATATCAGGAATTGGGTCGCTGGGCGTTGCATGTAAAACCCTGGTATCGTGAAGGTTACACCGGTTGGCTGATTACCGGCGATGACATCAGTAAGCGCCACCATATGGAGTTGGAGTTGCGTCACGAGCAGCAGCGCGTGAAAACCTATTTTGACTCAATGCAAACCTTGCTGGTGATTTGCGATAAGTACGGCAACATCGAGCGCATTAATCAGCAAACTCAGGCAATGCTCGATTTACCGCAGTCGCAGTTGATCGGTTATCCGATCCGCAGTCTGTTGCCGAACAGCGAAGCCACACGCCTGCTGGGAATGTGGCGTGAATTGCTGACTTCTGACCGGGAAACATTATCGCTTGAGTGTCCGGTCATTTCTGCCTCAGGCAAAGAGTCCATCATCAGCTGGCGCATCACCAAAGTAGAAGATCCGGGAACCGGTCGTGTGGAGGTCGTGTTAGCGGGTCTGGATATTTCCGAGTCGGTGGCGAATCGTACGGCGCTGGAGGCGGCCAACCGACGAATCCGCGACACCTTGTCTCAGGCTGAGGCGGCAAATCAAAGTAAATCGATTTTTCTCGCCAGTATGAGCCATGAAATCCGGACACCGATGAACGGCATCCTGGGAGCGGCGGAACTGCTGCTGGAAAGTCCGTTGCAGGATGAGCAGCGTAATTACCTGGAAATTATCCACAGCTCGTCGAATGCACTGCTTGATATCATTAACGATATTCTCGATCTCTCGAAGATTGAGTCGGGCAACCTTGAAATCGAGTGCATCGATTTTGATCTGAATAAGCTGTTACGCGATGTGTATCAGTTGTTCTCTGAACCATCACGGCGCCGCGGCCTGGGTCTGGTGTATGTATATGATTCTGCCTTGCCGGCACGCTGGTTAGGTGATCCAAAGCGCATCCGGCAGATCATTAACAACCTGGTGAGCAACGCACTGAAGTTTACTGAACAGGGCCGAATTGAAATCAGAGTGTCAGGTGAGGTCATCAGCGATCATAGTCATCGTCTGAATATCTGTGTTAATGACACGGGTATCGGTGTATCCAGGGAGAAAATTGAACAGATTTTTTCGGCCTTTCGTCAGGCTGATACCAGCACCAGTCGCAAATACGGTGGCACGGGACTGGGACTGACCATCAGCCGCCATTTGGCACAGGCGATGGGCGGGGATATTGAGGTTCGTTCTGAACTCGGCCAGGGCAGCTATTTTACCTTGCAGTTAACGTTACAGGCGGACGAGCAAAACAGCGCCGGCTTGGCAACCAGTGATGACCGCAACGTTCCATCGGCTGAAGAGCCAAAAGATGTCGGCAAGCTCAGTGGTTTGGTGTTACTGGCCGAAGACAATCAGGTGAATCAGCGCATTGCTGAGAAGATGCTGCAGCGCTTAGGACTGTGTTGTCATATTGTTGAGAACGGCGAGCAAGCGGTCGCCGAAGTGCTGCAGAAAGATTACAACCTGATCTTGATGGATGTGAACATGCCAGTACTGGACGGCATTGCGGCAACTGAACGTATTCGAGATTTGTCTTATCCGAAAAACCAGGTTCCCATCATTGCATTAACCGCCAATGCGATGATGGAAGACCGCAACCGTTGTTTGGCTGCGGGAATGAATGGTTTCATCAGTAAA
- a CDS encoding lipoprotein, with protein MKKLIFSALTIALLSGCSGLRTTDETFSSHAENFNLLFMQFPGGDTQERAMALVPPGATVTTLISTPNDTDSLIGVLSRLLGVDYTTVNGELKK; from the coding sequence ATGAAAAAGCTGATTTTCTCCGCCCTGACAATTGCGCTGTTATCTGGCTGTTCAGGTCTGCGTACCACCGACGAAACCTTCTCCTCACACGCCGAGAACTTTAATTTACTGTTTATGCAATTCCCCGGTGGTGACACCCAAGAACGTGCCATGGCACTGGTTCCTCCAGGCGCAACCGTCACCACACTGATCTCTACACCAAACGATACGGACTCCCTGATTGGTGTTTTAAGCCGTTTATTAGGTGTCGACTACACCACAGTTAATGGTGAATTGAAAAAATAA
- a CDS encoding CidA/LrgA family protein, whose amino-acid sequence MPGLLLLFVFLLVGGALQSQFSLPVPDAIVGMLLLLLFLVIRGKTPDSLQQTTKSLSPLLPLFLIPVSSGIITQKEIISDFGFELLVILAISLVPGIVVTGLIMTVGRGEKS is encoded by the coding sequence ATGCCTGGTCTTCTCCTCCTGTTTGTATTTCTTCTTGTTGGTGGCGCCCTTCAAAGCCAGTTCTCGCTGCCTGTTCCAGACGCCATTGTTGGTATGTTGCTGCTGCTGCTGTTTCTGGTTATTCGCGGCAAGACCCCGGATTCACTGCAACAAACCACCAAATCGTTATCGCCGTTGTTACCCTTATTCCTGATTCCAGTCAGCAGCGGCATCATCACGCAGAAAGAAATTATCAGTGACTTCGGCTTTGAGTTGCTTGTGATTTTGGCCATTAGTCTGGTGCCGGGCATTGTGGTTACCGGGCTGATTATGACCGTCGGTAGGGGGGAGAAGTCGTGA